From Vulpes vulpes isolate BD-2025 chromosome 7, VulVul3, whole genome shotgun sequence, one genomic window encodes:
- the LOC112934842 gene encoding olfactory receptor-like protein OLF3, which produces MRRDNLTWESEFVLLGLSSDRRTQVGFFVLFGAAYLLTLLGNGLIILLTGLDARLHLPMYFFLCNLSVVDICYTSSGVPQMLVHFLLEKKTISFIRCGAQLFFSLALGGTEFLLLAAMAYDRYVAVCDPLRYVAVMSPRCCAGLAAVSWLVGLVNSVVETVVTMRLPTCGHHVLNHVACETLALVRLACVDITLNQVFIVASSVVVLLLPCCLVSLSYAYIVAAILRIHSTGGRRKAFGTCASHLTVVSMSYGMALVTYMQPRSTASAQQDKVVVLFYAVVTPMLNPLIYSLRNQEMKAALSRVLRRSSESKL; this is translated from the coding sequence ATGAGGAGGGACAACCTGACCTGGGAGAGTGAATTTGTCCTCCTGGGGCTCTCCAGCGACAGGCGGACCCAGGTTGGATTCTTTGTCCTATTTGGGGCCGCCTACCTGCTGACTCTGCTGGGCAATGGGCTCATCATCCTCCTGACCGGACTGGATGCACGACTGCACCtgcccatgtacttcttcctctgcaACCTCTCGGTGGTGGACATTTGCTACACCTCTAGCGGGGTCCCCCAGATGCTCGTGCACTTCCTCCTGGAGAAGAAGACCATCTCCTTCATCCGATGTGGGGCCCAGCTCTTCTTCTCGCTGGCCCTAGGGGGTACAGAGTTCCTGCTGCTGGCCGCTATGGCCTACGACCGCTACGTGGCTGTCTGTGACCCCCTGCGCTATGTGGCAGTGATGAGCCCAAGGTGCTGTGCTGGGCTGGCCGCTGTCTCTTGGCTCGTAGGCCTGGTGAACTCTGTGGTGGAGACGGTGGTCACCATGCGCCTGCCCACCTGTGGGCACCACGTGCTGAACCACGTGGCCTGTGAGACTCTGGCATTGGTCCGCCTGGCCTGCGTGGACATCACCCTCAACCAGGTGTTCATCGTGGCCTCCAgtgtggtggtgctgctgctgccctgctgcctggtCTCACTGTCCTATGCCTACATTGTGGCTGCCATTCTGCGGATCCACTCCACCGGGGGACGTCGCAAAGCCTTCGGGACCTGTGCATCCCACCTCACAGTGGTCTCCATGTCTTACGGGATGGCCCTGGTTACCTACATGCAGCCCCGCTCCACGGCCTCTGCCCAGCAGGACAAGGTGGTGGTGCTCTTTTATGCCGTGGTGACCCCCATGCTGAATCCACTCATCTACAGTCTGCGCAACCAGGAGATGAAGGCTGCTCTGAGTCGAGTTCTGAGGAGGAGTTCTGAATCAAAACTTTAG
- the LOC112934828 gene encoding taste receptor type 2 member 41, translating to MQPAVSAFFMLLFVLLCVLGILANGFIVLVLSRERMRRGRLLPSDVILLSLGASRFCLQCVGMMNNFYYYLHLEEYSTGPARQFFGLHWDFLNSATFWFGSWLSVLFCMKIASFTHPTFLWLRWRLPGSVPWLLGASLLISFLVTLLFFWGNHAVYQGFLIRKYPGNMTFQQWSRRLEIHYFLPLKFITLSVPCSVFLVSIALLINSLRRHRGRMRRSGHGLQDPSSQAHTRALKSLVSFLILYALSFASLVIDAAGFFCSQSDWYWPWQILIYLCTSVHPYILILSNLRLRGGCRQLLLLVRGSQLA from the coding sequence ATGCAGCCCGCCGTCTCCGCCTTCTTCATGCTGCTCTTTGTCCTGCTGTGTGTCCTGGGGATCCTGGCCAACGGCTTCATCGTGCTGGTGCTGAGCAGAGAGAGGATGCGGCGGGGGAGGCTGCTCCCCTCCGACGTGATCCTCCTTAGCCTGGGCGCCTCCCGCTTCTGCCTGCAGTGCGTTGGGATGATGAACAACTTTTACTACTACCTCCACCTGGAGGAGTACAGCACGGGCCCGGCTCGGCAATTCTTTGGCCTCCACTGGGACTTCCTGAACTCGGCCACCTTCTGGTTCGGCTCTTGGCTCAGCGTCCTCTTCTGCATGAAGATCGCCAGCTTCACCCACCCCACCTTCCTCTGGCTGAGGTGGCGGCTCCCAGGCTCGGTGCCCTGGCTCCTCGGGGCTTCCCTCCTGATCTCCTTCCTCGTCACCCTGCTCTTCTTTTGGGGAAACCATGCCGTGTATCAAGGATTCCTAATCAGAAAATACCCCGGGAACATGACCTTCCAGCAGTGGAGCAGGAGGCTGGAAATTCACTATTTCTTGCCCCTGAAATTCATCACCTTGTCAGTGCCTTGCTCCGTCTTCCTGGTGTCCATCGCACTGTTGATTAATTCCCTGAGGCGACACAGAGGGAGGATGCGGCGCAGTGGCCATGGCCTGCAGGACCCCAGCAGCCAGGCTCACACCAGGGCTCTGAAGTCCCTCGTCTCCTTCCTCATTCTGTATGCTCTGTCCTTTGCGTCCCTGGTCATCGATGCTGCGGGTTTCTTCTGCTCGCAGAGTGACTGGTACTGGCCCTGGCAGATTTTAATCTACCTGTGCACCTCTGTCCATCCCTATATCCTCATCCTCAGTAACCTCCGGCTCCGAGGGGGGTGCAGGCAGCTACTTCTGTTGGTCAGGGGCTCCCAGCTGGCCTAG